TCGCAAACTGGAGCAGATTCACGCCCTGGCCGACCGACGCCTCAGCCCCAAAGCTCCAAATTCGTCTCAAAGCTCGGTTACATTTTAGATGGCGCGACATGTACAACCCAAAGTTACTTTCTTAAATGGCTTGATAGGGCCCGTCGCGCCGTTTTAGGTGTAACCCGAATCCAGGGAGATGGAGGAGGGTTGCCATGAGTCGTCACTCGAGACGGGAGTATTTTCTTTCGATCTACGGCCGCTATCGCAGAGCGGACCGAAAGCTGAAGCAGGTGATCTTGAACGAATTTTGTGCCAACACGGGCTACCACCGGAAGTACGCCATCCGGATGCTGAACGGGCCTCCGCCCAGCCGGGTGCGGCAGGACCGCCGCCGGCCTCGCTCGCCGAGTTATGGCCCGGCGGTGGTGTCGGTGCTTCAGGCGGTGTGGGAAGCGGCGGGCTATCCCTGGTGAGCCCAGGTGTCCTCTTCCGCAGCACGATGATGTCCCTCACCACTTCAAACTCCACTTCCGTGGCCGGGCGGAGCCTGAACTTCTTGCGAATAGCCTTCGGGATGGTCACTTGTCCTCGTTCGCCGATTTTCATATTTTTAAGTGTGACTCGAAATCCATACCACGCCAATCGCAACCAGGCAAGAGGAGTGCGCCGCTCGAATTCCGGCATCGATCGCGGCCTAAGCTAACACCTGCCCAAAAAGGGAAGCCCACCGCCGAATTTGCTTGACTTGTGTCGGCTAGTATAATCGCGTAAATACCCAGCCTGCACCTGGCAGGATGAAACCGTCGCGCCTTTTCCTGCGCGACATGGACTACCTCAGGGCAGCCCAGATAGCTTTGACCAAGCCTTTGCCGAATTCCATCCGGTCATCGATTGTCGGGCACCGGCTCAACTTTCCGACACGGGCGATCCGCTGCTCCATCAGGAATGCCGGGAGGGAGTGCTGGTAATAGAGGGCTTGGGCCACGTCCATTCTGCCGGGCTCGAGCGGAGTGACCTTTCCGGGGTCCTCTTCGTAATCGTGGCTGGGGTCAAATGTCGTTGTTTGCATAAGCTCTTCAAACACCTTTTGCCCCAGAGGCCGGAATGTTGCGGAAGGCGGGCCGATCAGGTATTCGTTCGTTTCATCATTATGGAGCGAGAGGAAAAAGTCGATTCTGCCGCCATGGTCTGCCCAGTTCAAAATAGCGCTGCGCGCCGCCGTAATCTCCGGCATTTTCACGGGGTCGTGCGTGTCCCAGTTACGGTTGAGGTCATACCCGTAGGCATTAAAGCGCACGCCGCCGCGGAAGACGCCGTCAGGGTCTTGCATGGGGAGGATTTTAAAGATGGTTTCCCTGCGAATTCGAGCTGCGATGGGGTCCGGCGACAGCAGGAACCGGATGGCGCCCTCGCCCGCCCAGGACGATCCAGCTTCCCAGGCGTGCTGCCGGAACATCAGCCACACCACTTTTTTCTGCATCTGGCCGGCACCGGGGTCGGTGATGGTCAGCAATGGGATGTCGCGGCCCTGGACGGACTTGCCGATCGCCTGGTATTCGAGCGCGGGCGCGCTCCTGATCTCTCCCAGCAATCGAGCGAGGTGCCGGTTGGTATAGGGCGTGATGTGGGCGATCCACAGGCGGGGTTTTGCAGGCTTGATTCGGAGCCGCATGCTGCCCGCAGCGGCGTGCCAGTTCTCTTTGGCCACGTGCGTCCAGTGCCGCCCGTCGTAGCTGTAAACGGGGAGCGTATCGGGCGTGACGGCGTGGTTACCGGGACGAAAATTGTACTCTCCGGCAAGGTCTGTGAACTCGATGGTCAATTCTGAATCCGGGGCGCCGTCAATCCGGAAGTAATACCAACTGACCTGCCGGTTCCGGCCAAGCTGGTCGACTTCTCCGAGCAGGATGCATCGAGTGTAGGTGTCCGTGACACGGATAACTTTGCCCAGACTCCCGCCTTCAAAGCCCGTGGTAAAGGTCATGCCGGGCCGCCTGGAGACGGAGACTTCTTCTTGTGGCGCCAATAGGGTTCCTTCTGCAGGGGATGGTATCTCCGCAGCCAGCATGCTGCCGAGACCAGCCGCTGTGTTGCGCAGGAAATTCCGTCTGTGCATGGGTGCCCTCTCCGTGGAACTGTGGCCCGTCGCCATACAAGCTATTCCAGGCGCGCGGGGCCCTTCCCGCCTGGCACCGAAATGTGCTTTGACATAGCCGCCTTTTTAGCAGCCTGGCGGGCTTTTGACAAGAGAAGATGCGCGGAGCAGAAATATCCTCTCAGCAAACGTGATCTGAACGTGGTAAAACCTGCTCTACGCCTTCAATTAGACTTGAATAAAGAGACGCTGTCTTCGCTCTTGCCGCAGGGTGCCAGAATGAGAGGGCAGCACTACGCCTCCATTCGAAGCAAAGAAGGCCATTCTCGAGTGGAGACCATTTGGATTCTGGAGCAACGATTTCCTTGACCAATTCCCCTACAGACTGGCGACCGCAGCAGATGATAACCGTAGGGTCGATGATTTCCATTTCCTGACGAAGCATCGCTTTGTTGATGGGGTTAGCCACGAATGCGCTCAATTCTCGGGGCCTGGTTTTGCTTTCCCCTCTTGTCTTCTTAAGATTGATAATCGCAATAGAGAGGAGACCCCCAGAGGACCTAAATCCTTTTTCCATCTCGCTGAACTGAGGGTGATCAAAAAGCAACCCATGGCTCCATCGGGCAAGATTTCGCCATGTCGCATATCTGTGCCTACCAGACTCGCGTAGGGTCCGTTCGGCGTGCCTTGCATGGCACCGCATGTCGTCGCTGTGACCATTGGGCTCTTTAAGTACAAAAAGTATTCGCAATTTCGCCCGGTCATACATGGATTCATCGACTATTCCGTCTGGCGAAAACCCTTGTGCAAGCTCGTTATTGCTTTTCTGCCAGCATTCAAACAGCTTTTCTAGTTCAGCTGTGCGATTCAAGGTATTCATCTCCTTATGTTGGGTTTGGTGTGACGACAGACTACACGTTGCACTGAAGAGAATCTACACCCGAGAACCTCTCGGCGCAAACTGGTTCGCTCATGGTCGGTAGCCCAGCGTTTGATACGGCGGGGCGGGGCGCGCTAACATCTAAGCAGATGAGGTGCAGGATGCGCGGAGGAGCATTTCGGACGCTGGCGGTGATGGCGCTGGCGGCGCTGGTTCTGGGCCCGCTGCAACTGCGGGCAGCCATCAAGCTGTTCCTGAAGGATGGCAGCTACGTCCTGGTGAAGAGCTACGAGGTGGAGGGCGACCGCGTCCGTTACTACGACCTGGAAAGCTCGGACTGGCAGGAGATGCCCAAGGCGATGGTGGATTTTGAGGCGACTGAACGCGCCAAAACAGAAACAAAAGCCGAGCAGGCGAAACAATTGAAATCAGCCGAGGAGTTGCAGAGCCAGCGGCTGGAAATTCCTGTAGATAGCGGCTACCAGATCAAGCCGGACGTCCGCCTGCCAGGCGATGCGGGCGTATATGCCTATGACGGTGCAAGGGTGATTCGATTGATTCAGGAACCGGGACACGTGGTGACTGACAAGAAGCGCATTGCCCTGATCATGGTGATGCCCGGGCCGCTCTTGAAAAAGCAGGCCCTGGTGATGCTGCCTGGTCCTAAGGCCGCCGTCAGGATTACGTCAGCCGACCCGGTCTTTTATATTCAGGACACCGAAAACTGGCCCATGCGCGCCCAGATGTTTCCTCTGACTCAGAAAAAAGACTCCCGGGTGGTTGAAAAGATTCAGTCCGGAATCGGTCTGGGTAAGTCAGGGGAAAAAAGAACGGACATCCCGCTCGATCGCAAACAACTGGCGGCCGGCGTCTTTGAACTGAAGCCCACACAGCCGCTCGATTCCGGCGAGTATGCGCTTGGGGAAATGCTACAGGAGAAACTCAACATCGCCGTTTGGGACTTCGGAATCGATCTGCCGGGCTCAAGCTCGAACGTTGCCAAATCCAAATGACTTTAGAGACGCCGCTGGAGGCGCCTTGATGGCATCACCGGCGGGCAGATGGTGTCCCGAGGAAAATGGTCAGTCACAAATTGCCCGGGTATGGCGGTCGGGGCCGGCCACTAACCGTCTTTTTCAGAGATGGACTTGGCTTGAGTGAACAGCAACAAATAGTCTCGCCCGCCGGCCTTGGAATCCGTGCCCGACATGTTGAACCCGCCGAAGGGATGCGCGCCCACCAGAGCTCCGGTGCACTTGCGGTTGAAGTAGAGATTGCCCACGTGGAAACTCCCGGCGGCCTTGTC
The Terriglobia bacterium genome window above contains:
- a CDS encoding M14-type cytosolic carboxypeptidase, whose translation is MHRRNFLRNTAAGLGSMLAAEIPSPAEGTLLAPQEEVSVSRRPGMTFTTGFEGGSLGKVIRVTDTYTRCILLGEVDQLGRNRQVSWYYFRIDGAPDSELTIEFTDLAGEYNFRPGNHAVTPDTLPVYSYDGRHWTHVAKENWHAAAGSMRLRIKPAKPRLWIAHITPYTNRHLARLLGEIRSAPALEYQAIGKSVQGRDIPLLTITDPGAGQMQKKVVWLMFRQHAWEAGSSWAGEGAIRFLLSPDPIAARIRRETIFKILPMQDPDGVFRGGVRFNAYGYDLNRNWDTHDPVKMPEITAARSAILNWADHGGRIDFFLSLHNDETNEYLIGPPSATFRPLGQKVFEELMQTTTFDPSHDYEEDPGKVTPLEPGRMDVAQALYYQHSLPAFLMEQRIARVGKLSRCPTIDDRMEFGKGLVKAIWAALR